The Sorangiineae bacterium MSr11367 genome window below encodes:
- a CDS encoding FkbM family methyltransferase gives MAETATFKLPNGIEVFHLNAGETSFLYEEIFTRHAYCRHGITLHPGACVFDVGANIGIASLFFLEAARDIKVYAFEPIPDLFRLLRANLLSYGGRGKAFNVGLSQKSGSAKFTFYQNNSIMSGQYADLAEDGAVGAAFMSNVGMSAESAEFLARKQLQQKTVLCRLKRLSEIIASEHVERIDLLKVDVEKGEGDVFAGIDAADWSRIHQVVVEVHDRDGRLDAMRQLLHEHGFACSVEQDETLRSTCIHSIFARRP, from the coding sequence ATGGCGGAAACTGCAACCTTCAAACTACCCAATGGCATCGAGGTGTTTCATCTCAACGCCGGGGAGACCTCTTTTCTCTACGAAGAAATCTTCACGCGGCATGCCTATTGCCGACATGGAATTACGCTTCATCCCGGAGCGTGCGTCTTCGACGTTGGCGCGAACATTGGTATTGCGTCGCTTTTCTTCCTAGAGGCAGCGCGCGATATCAAGGTGTACGCCTTCGAGCCCATTCCAGACCTTTTTCGGCTCCTCCGCGCAAATCTTTTATCCTACGGTGGCCGCGGGAAAGCCTTCAACGTCGGACTGTCCCAAAAGTCCGGTAGCGCGAAGTTTACATTCTACCAGAACAACTCCATCATGTCGGGTCAATACGCCGACCTTGCGGAGGATGGCGCCGTCGGAGCCGCCTTCATGTCGAACGTTGGCATGAGCGCCGAGTCGGCCGAATTCTTGGCGCGAAAGCAGCTCCAGCAGAAGACTGTGCTCTGCCGATTGAAGCGACTTTCCGAGATCATCGCCAGCGAGCACGTGGAGCGGATCGATCTCCTGAAGGTGGACGTGGAAAAGGGGGAAGGCGATGTGTTCGCCGGGATCGACGCGGCCGATTGGAGTCGCATCCACCAGGTCGTGGTCGAGGTGCATGATCGTGACGGCCGCCTGGACGCGATGCGACAGCTGCTGCACGAGCACGGCTTCGCCTGCAGTGTCGAGCAGGACGAGACACTCCGCTCCACGTGCATCCATAGCATCTTTGCACGTCGCCCTTGA
- a CDS encoding fused MFS/spermidine synthase has product MNLSESARSKGGRGYLFVLCFLAGFGVMLLEMCAFRELQLSFGTSIYVTGALLTLVMLALSGGYYMGGRLSRRFGSVGPLLVQLLGATVYVLVTNIWFAKTILDHSFDLRRSLQSELLRHTLPVVGATLVLYAIPMIAFSQVSPYLIKLLHQNDDGGADVGQVAGSLMSISTIGSIAGTLVPSFVLIPNLGVMRTLWVFVLTMLLALLAGAWLSRSRMLVAATGVLLAVGVWQAAIRLPQPRMPAEGPDGSALLMDLESHYGHVTIYRSVDQAGNEALHYMPSRMYIHSKVYPADPAKYQFTTGHLVMGVMRRAKRYLLLGTALGGAVAALEQLDPDARITAVEIDPFIVDLAKQFLPTLSNPNVRFVIDDARAFIRQDDQVYDYVMVDVIAGDHPPAHCLTREFFELLRERLAPRGVMEVNTQFLDSHVRTGLSEDAVFLPAQHLHAALLQAGFASVYQNDFFEHGEVYAFKQQTPHAGLRQELLHLVQDERVSVHLRTSAAVAALGIFPIDERRKSLPAFADDWLPEHRVHLKENFPHRIEMLAAARERDHHQGPWAQRKTLEEISAWHYAEIATTLPATYGGLETYMEGAGGAAYCRDVLRWVESRNPGGVGDLARYFLMGNASFCAKHLESMDEANTPRGNALKNLMAGIAFSLEDQSAEGLPLLMKAIDADL; this is encoded by the coding sequence ATGAACCTATCCGAGTCTGCCCGTTCGAAGGGTGGCCGCGGCTACCTATTCGTACTCTGCTTTTTGGCCGGATTCGGCGTCATGCTCCTGGAGATGTGCGCGTTCCGGGAGCTCCAACTCTCCTTCGGTACGTCCATTTACGTCACCGGAGCGCTGCTGACCTTGGTCATGCTCGCGCTTTCGGGCGGCTACTACATGGGCGGCCGGCTGTCGCGGCGGTTCGGCAGCGTGGGGCCGTTGCTCGTGCAGTTGCTGGGCGCGACGGTCTACGTGCTCGTCACGAATATCTGGTTCGCCAAAACCATTCTGGACCACTCTTTCGATCTCCGACGTTCGCTCCAGAGCGAGCTTCTTCGACACACGCTGCCCGTGGTTGGTGCCACCTTGGTTCTCTACGCCATCCCGATGATCGCGTTCAGCCAGGTGTCGCCGTACTTGATCAAACTTCTCCACCAGAACGACGACGGAGGTGCGGATGTCGGCCAAGTTGCCGGTAGCTTGATGTCCATCTCGACCATCGGAAGCATCGCGGGGACCCTGGTCCCGTCGTTCGTGCTCATACCGAATCTCGGCGTGATGCGAACGCTCTGGGTCTTCGTGCTCACGATGTTGCTGGCACTCCTGGCCGGGGCCTGGCTCTCGCGTTCGAGAATGCTCGTGGCCGCAACGGGTGTCCTCTTGGCGGTCGGGGTCTGGCAGGCCGCCATCCGACTGCCGCAGCCAAGGATGCCCGCCGAGGGCCCAGACGGCTCCGCCCTGTTGATGGACCTCGAGTCACACTATGGGCACGTGACCATTTACCGGAGCGTCGACCAAGCCGGCAACGAAGCGCTTCATTACATGCCTTCCCGCATGTACATCCACTCCAAGGTATACCCGGCGGATCCCGCCAAATATCAATTCACCACCGGACATCTCGTGATGGGGGTGATGCGACGTGCCAAACGATACCTGTTGCTCGGGACTGCGCTCGGAGGCGCGGTGGCCGCGCTGGAGCAACTCGATCCGGACGCGCGAATCACCGCGGTCGAGATCGATCCCTTCATCGTGGACCTCGCCAAACAGTTCCTGCCCACGCTATCCAACCCCAACGTACGATTCGTGATCGACGATGCACGGGCGTTCATTCGTCAGGATGACCAGGTTTACGATTATGTGATGGTCGACGTCATCGCCGGCGACCACCCCCCTGCGCACTGTCTCACCCGCGAATTTTTCGAGTTGTTGCGTGAGCGGCTGGCTCCACGTGGGGTGATGGAGGTGAACACGCAATTCCTCGATTCCCACGTCCGGACGGGGCTCTCGGAGGATGCCGTCTTCCTTCCAGCGCAACATCTTCATGCGGCGTTGCTGCAGGCTGGGTTCGCATCGGTCTACCAGAATGACTTTTTCGAGCACGGTGAAGTTTACGCGTTCAAGCAGCAAACGCCTCACGCAGGGCTTCGGCAGGAGTTGCTCCACCTCGTCCAGGACGAGCGTGTGTCCGTGCATCTTCGGACCAGTGCCGCCGTCGCCGCGCTAGGGATCTTTCCCATCGACGAACGACGGAAATCGCTCCCGGCGTTCGCCGATGACTGGCTCCCCGAGCACCGAGTCCATCTGAAGGAGAATTTCCCGCATCGTATCGAGATGCTGGCCGCGGCGCGCGAACGAGACCATCACCAGGGGCCCTGGGCCCAACGGAAAACGCTCGAAGAGATCTCCGCGTGGCACTACGCCGAGATCGCAACCACCCTGCCGGCAACCTACGGAGGTTTGGAAACCTACATGGAAGGGGCTGGCGGAGCGGCGTATTGCCGCGATGTGCTCCGATGGGTCGAGTCGCGAAATCCCGGCGGCGTGGGGGATCTGGCGCGCTATTTCCTAATGGGAAATGCGTCGTTCTGTGCCAAACATCTCGAGAGCATGGACGAAGCGAACACGCCACGCGGGAACGCGCTGAAGAATCTCATGGCCGGGATCGCATTCAGTCTCGAGGATCAGAGCGCGGAGGGGCTACCGCTCCTGATGAAAGCGATCGACGCGGACCTCTAG
- a CDS encoding cupin-like domain-containing protein: MSDERRGDGPTFSSIVRRSGLSREEFDREYREPNLPVVMTDALTDWPALGKWTLPWFEQQHGNQPVTVDVSVAGESYFDRLHRGENLSRETTLGELIREIRNEPACQYYLAESAFLDSVPELFADIPTPRYHPPGRALTRRFWLGPANTVSGFHQDSAGQLAPTCILFAQIYGRKRVVLASPDQSHLMYPARASRVAASSLVDLDALDDERFPLFREARLEETIVGPGDMLFIPERYWHYLRSLEPSISLSNDWNESEVLDLIAHLVNADDPVAFAREHAGIVRRADIEVFPGGLQAAIDALRELPQDLQELVTVLVEPELHALLAAEGS, translated from the coding sequence ATGAGCGATGAGCGTCGGGGCGACGGACCAACGTTTTCCTCCATCGTCCGGCGAAGCGGACTTTCGCGCGAGGAGTTCGACCGTGAGTACCGCGAACCGAATCTTCCGGTGGTGATGACCGACGCGCTGACGGACTGGCCAGCGCTCGGGAAGTGGACCTTGCCGTGGTTCGAGCAACAGCACGGGAACCAACCCGTGACGGTCGACGTGTCGGTGGCAGGTGAGAGTTACTTCGACCGGCTCCATCGTGGAGAGAACCTGTCGCGCGAGACGACGCTGGGCGAGTTGATTCGAGAGATTCGAAACGAGCCGGCCTGCCAATACTACCTGGCCGAGTCGGCCTTCCTCGATTCGGTTCCCGAGCTGTTTGCCGACATCCCGACACCCCGTTATCACCCGCCAGGGCGCGCGCTGACCCGGCGCTTCTGGCTCGGGCCGGCCAACACCGTGTCTGGATTTCATCAGGACTCGGCGGGCCAACTGGCGCCGACGTGCATCCTCTTCGCGCAAATCTACGGTAGGAAACGGGTCGTGCTTGCCTCGCCCGATCAAAGCCATCTCATGTATCCAGCGCGGGCAAGCCGCGTTGCCGCATCCAGCCTGGTGGATCTCGACGCTCTGGACGACGAGCGCTTCCCACTGTTTCGCGAGGCGCGTCTGGAGGAGACCATCGTCGGTCCGGGGGACATGCTTTTCATCCCCGAGCGATATTGGCACTACCTGCGATCGCTCGAACCGAGCATTTCCCTCAGCAACGATTGGAATGAAAGCGAAGTACTCGATCTCATCGCACACCTCGTGAACGCCGACGATCCGGTCGCCTTCGCGCGTGAGCACGCGGGGATCGTCCGGCGTGCGGACATCGAAGTCTTTCCCGGCGGCCTCCAGGCCGCCATCGATGCCCTCCGAGAGCTCCCGCAGGACTTGCAGGAGCTGGTCACCGTTCTCGTGGAACCCGAGCTCCACGCACTATTGGCCGCGGAGGGTTCATGA
- a CDS encoding amino acid adenylation domain-containing protein codes for MSDDWKLSRGQEALWFVQRLNPSSTAYSVPLAAFAHGTVSARHLVQAFTEMAERHSLLRATVVSRADGPRLTVTPSIRGVTCTDASSWSDRQLEEAIGRSSLEPFDLEKGPLYRVDVFSRGEKPPAFLFNAHHLIMDLWSAMILLEDLGALCGQALGGPAAPMIDACSHPEYVSWHEDWLSSRAGDDSRHYWAERLARLPPALELPTDRPRVGSEKRGGRFFLRLDPEVAAGIAALARSERVTLFTVFLAALQILQYRYTGQEDMVTGAPAVGRRRSEHARAVGYFVNPIALRADLTGNPSVHELLQRLKAGVNDALLHQLYPFPLVAQSIRPGADPLFRTFLSVQRPQRRAPKGAAQFALGIPGAKVTVGPLSLEALPLPATTPPFDLQLYWIEENGIWGSCNYDAGLFDERTARRMTRHIETILGAMARNPNERIREISRSDVTDVRQVPPSLVGAAVAIPPSGAYALIEEQVRRNEETIAVQDEGQALTYLALDARATWLAGHLVQAGAGPSAPVAIHLERGVDQVVAVLAALKAGAAYVPLSPSAPPARNEYMLADSRARLLLTQRTLASSLASSARRLCIDELPCADATGCELPRVGPETVAYVLYTSGSTGTPKGVAVPHRALVNLLRAMQRKPGIEASDVVLAVTTLSFDIAALELLLPLTVGARVVIASQKDAADAEALARLLDEHSVTVMQATPSTWRLLVQSGWRRDGLKALCGGEALTPDLADALASRVGQLWNMYGPTETTIWSTCNRVATSTGNARVSIGGPIDNTTIYVRGASGELLPEGVAGELVIGGAGLAHGYHGRAALTAEYFVPDPFGGHPGARLYRTGDVGRWRSDGRIEFLGRVDHQVKIRGHRVELSEIEAVMRRQEGVRDALVSLSGPSDDARLCAWLTPETVDVSRLKRALSAVLPAYMVPSAYLALAAFPLTANGKIDRAALPSPAAIVSRGIEPRTPTETRLAGLWSDVLGRANVDVDEDFFAAGGHSLLAARLVGKINAAFSLSLPVRELFEAPTIDALAGRIDARTQVAESDAAVSLPDGWPESSGPREMSSSEQRLWFLCQVEPTSAAYHLAGGVHIDGPFDLHALEESLRAIQMRHQALRTRFVAPDGIPIAEVDPAAPFQLERAIPLGDTPLEREQEAMRLLEEAARKPMNLETGPLFRACVVSLAHDRHMLLVVLHHLIADGQSLEQIAYELGILYEARTRAPALPPIRYPYAAYVAWEKSLRHSESVETALDAHRARLHDAPQVLDLPCDAPRPPVHRSFGYTEPFDISAELTAKVSHVAREASATLFMTLAAAFGVFLSRLSGQDDLLLATPHSARSIPELEGMVGLLTTTLALRFDLAGDPSFAALVRATRTDTLAALASAQAPYDRLVELMVHTRDPSRPPLCQASIAAQGDPLARLTLAGANLRTLRVETASAKFDVSLYFAPAGDGLSCSLEYNASLFSAETARRWVHQFETLLRALVETPHLPTSRCTMMDATERRRILTDRNATAVHFPLENGLHHLVETQARRTPDAPALTADGTTLTYSELDQRANRLAWELVRRGVEPDARVGVCAERSVEMMVALLGILKAGAAYVPLDPTYPLERLRVICEEARLSQIVVAPHLTGTLPDGFPLVELNALAGVDPQDPIEAPEVRVSVDHAAYVLFTSGSTGRPKGVVISHGGIQNRLFWMQSAYRLESTEAVLQKTPFGFDVSVWEFFWPLMAGARLVMAKPEGHKDPRYLAETISEHGITTVHFVPSMFRAFLEEPLATTCRSLRRIICSGEALEPDLVQRGFSILPWVAIHNLYGPTEASVDVSSWTCRPSDTTASIPIGRPVANTQLWVLDRHMDPVPIGVVGELYIGGVQLARGYLDRPGLTAAAFVPDPTSTAGGERLYRTGDRARWRHDGELEFLGRIDQQVKLRGFRIETEEIEAQLQGHEWVKQAVVLLRGGERPQLVGYVVPRAGVSIELATLRRFLLERLPEYMVPAAFVALAELPLTANGKLHRAALPEPGEGITTESDLPTTSLEQEIAALWSAILGLPLERIGRHDDFFSLGGHSLLAARTLARMRQMFSVDLALSELFRHATVASVAELILERQLRDVDTELLKQLLDNQEGEPT; via the coding sequence ATGAGCGATGACTGGAAACTCTCGCGAGGGCAAGAAGCGCTTTGGTTCGTTCAGCGGTTGAACCCGTCGAGCACGGCGTATTCGGTGCCGCTGGCCGCTTTCGCCCATGGAACGGTCTCCGCGCGTCATCTGGTGCAGGCGTTCACCGAGATGGCCGAACGCCATTCGCTGCTTCGCGCGACGGTCGTCTCGCGGGCTGATGGGCCTCGCCTGACCGTGACGCCATCGATTCGAGGCGTCACCTGCACCGACGCATCTTCGTGGAGTGACCGCCAACTCGAGGAAGCCATCGGTCGTTCTTCGCTCGAACCGTTCGATCTCGAGAAAGGGCCGCTCTATCGGGTCGACGTCTTCTCGCGAGGGGAAAAACCGCCTGCATTTCTCTTCAATGCTCATCACCTGATCATGGATCTCTGGTCCGCCATGATCCTTCTCGAGGACTTGGGTGCGCTGTGCGGTCAAGCTCTCGGCGGGCCCGCAGCGCCCATGATCGATGCGTGCTCGCACCCCGAGTACGTGAGCTGGCACGAAGACTGGCTGTCGAGCCGCGCGGGGGATGATTCGCGCCACTATTGGGCGGAGCGGCTCGCGCGGCTTCCGCCGGCGCTCGAGCTACCGACGGACCGCCCGCGGGTTGGCTCGGAGAAGCGCGGCGGGCGCTTTTTCCTACGGCTCGATCCCGAGGTCGCGGCGGGCATCGCAGCGTTGGCCCGCTCGGAGCGCGTGACGCTGTTCACGGTATTTCTCGCGGCGCTGCAGATCTTGCAATACCGCTACACGGGGCAGGAGGATATGGTGACGGGGGCGCCGGCCGTAGGACGGCGTCGTTCGGAGCACGCGCGCGCGGTGGGATACTTCGTCAATCCCATCGCCCTCCGCGCGGATCTAACCGGCAATCCTTCCGTTCATGAGCTCCTGCAGCGATTGAAGGCGGGCGTGAACGATGCCTTGCTCCATCAGCTTTACCCCTTTCCTCTGGTTGCGCAGTCGATTCGACCAGGCGCCGATCCCCTCTTTCGTACATTTCTGAGCGTACAGCGGCCGCAACGGCGCGCTCCGAAAGGTGCCGCGCAATTTGCCCTCGGCATTCCGGGTGCGAAAGTGACGGTAGGTCCGCTGTCGCTCGAAGCGCTCCCCCTCCCCGCCACGACGCCGCCATTCGATCTTCAACTCTATTGGATTGAAGAAAATGGGATCTGGGGGTCGTGCAACTATGACGCAGGGTTATTCGACGAGCGCACGGCGCGACGAATGACTCGGCATATCGAAACGATCTTGGGCGCGATGGCGCGCAATCCGAATGAGCGCATTCGCGAGATCTCACGATCGGACGTCACCGACGTTCGACAGGTGCCGCCGTCTCTCGTAGGTGCCGCGGTGGCCATCCCTCCTTCCGGCGCGTACGCGCTCATCGAAGAGCAGGTGCGGCGGAACGAAGAAACCATCGCGGTCCAGGACGAGGGGCAAGCGCTGACGTACCTCGCCCTCGATGCGCGAGCGACCTGGCTTGCTGGGCATCTCGTGCAGGCGGGTGCGGGGCCCTCCGCGCCGGTCGCGATCCATCTCGAACGGGGCGTCGATCAAGTGGTGGCGGTGCTCGCGGCGCTCAAGGCCGGAGCAGCCTACGTTCCACTTTCGCCGAGTGCGCCCCCCGCACGAAACGAGTACATGCTGGCCGATTCCCGGGCTCGCTTGCTGCTCACCCAGCGGACGTTGGCCTCGTCCTTGGCGTCGTCCGCACGCCGGCTGTGCATCGACGAGCTCCCGTGCGCGGACGCGACGGGCTGCGAGCTCCCTCGGGTGGGGCCGGAGACCGTGGCTTACGTGCTCTATACTTCGGGATCGACGGGGACTCCGAAAGGGGTCGCCGTGCCTCACCGGGCCCTCGTCAACTTGTTGCGTGCGATGCAACGCAAGCCCGGGATCGAGGCTTCGGACGTGGTCTTGGCGGTCACGACGCTCTCGTTCGACATCGCCGCCCTCGAATTGCTGCTTCCGTTGACCGTCGGGGCTCGGGTGGTGATCGCGTCCCAAAAAGACGCCGCCGATGCCGAGGCGCTTGCACGCCTCCTCGACGAGCACTCCGTCACGGTGATGCAAGCCACACCTTCGACGTGGCGTCTGCTCGTGCAATCGGGATGGCGGCGGGATGGATTGAAAGCGCTGTGCGGCGGCGAAGCGCTCACGCCGGATCTTGCAGATGCTCTCGCGTCGCGGGTCGGCCAGCTCTGGAACATGTATGGGCCCACCGAGACCACCATCTGGTCGACCTGCAATCGCGTCGCAACGAGCACGGGGAACGCGCGCGTTTCCATCGGCGGGCCGATCGACAACACCACGATCTACGTGAGAGGTGCCTCGGGCGAACTCCTCCCCGAGGGTGTGGCCGGAGAGTTGGTCATCGGCGGCGCGGGGTTGGCCCACGGCTACCACGGGCGAGCCGCCCTTACCGCCGAGTACTTCGTGCCCGATCCCTTTGGCGGTCACCCCGGCGCGAGGCTGTATCGAACGGGCGATGTGGGCAGATGGCGCTCGGACGGCCGAATCGAGTTCTTGGGTCGCGTGGATCATCAGGTGAAGATCCGTGGACATCGTGTGGAGCTCTCCGAAATCGAAGCCGTCATGCGTCGACAAGAGGGCGTTCGCGATGCGCTGGTCTCCCTTTCGGGCCCGAGTGATGACGCGCGTCTGTGCGCTTGGCTCACCCCCGAAACGGTGGACGTTTCCAGATTGAAGCGGGCACTTTCGGCCGTGCTGCCGGCGTACATGGTGCCGAGTGCCTACCTGGCGTTGGCCGCATTTCCGCTGACGGCCAACGGCAAGATCGACCGCGCAGCACTCCCCTCGCCTGCTGCCATCGTCTCGCGCGGCATCGAGCCTCGCACGCCGACCGAAACGCGCCTCGCGGGACTGTGGTCCGACGTTTTGGGCAGAGCGAATGTCGATGTCGACGAAGACTTTTTCGCGGCCGGTGGCCACTCGCTCCTCGCGGCGAGACTGGTCGGGAAGATCAACGCGGCCTTTTCGCTGTCTCTGCCTGTCCGAGAGCTCTTCGAGGCCCCCACCATCGATGCGCTCGCGGGTCGGATCGACGCACGGACGCAGGTGGCGGAGTCCGACGCGGCGGTGAGCTTGCCCGACGGGTGGCCCGAGTCGAGCGGGCCGAGGGAGATGTCGTCGAGCGAGCAGCGCCTGTGGTTTCTCTGCCAGGTCGAGCCAACCAGCGCAGCGTATCATCTGGCCGGCGGCGTTCACATCGATGGCCCCTTCGACCTGCACGCGCTCGAAGAAAGCCTTCGTGCGATTCAGATGCGGCACCAAGCGCTGCGCACCCGATTCGTGGCACCGGACGGCATCCCGATCGCGGAGGTCGATCCAGCCGCGCCATTCCAACTCGAGCGGGCCATCCCTCTCGGCGACACGCCCCTGGAACGCGAGCAAGAGGCCATGCGGCTCCTCGAGGAGGCGGCGCGCAAGCCGATGAATCTCGAGACCGGGCCGCTGTTTCGCGCGTGCGTCGTTTCGCTCGCGCACGATCGCCACATGCTGCTCGTCGTGCTTCACCACCTGATTGCGGATGGGCAATCTCTCGAGCAAATCGCCTACGAGCTCGGCATTCTCTACGAAGCGCGCACCCGTGCGCCCGCCTTGCCACCGATTCGCTATCCTTACGCCGCATACGTCGCGTGGGAGAAGTCCCTCCGGCACTCGGAGAGCGTAGAGACTGCGCTGGATGCGCATCGCGCGCGACTTCACGATGCGCCCCAGGTGCTCGATCTCCCCTGCGACGCACCTCGCCCCCCGGTGCATCGCTCGTTCGGATACACCGAGCCGTTCGACATCTCCGCCGAGCTCACCGCCAAGGTTTCGCACGTTGCACGTGAGGCTTCCGCGACCCTCTTCATGACCTTGGCGGCGGCCTTCGGGGTCTTTCTTTCACGTCTCTCTGGACAAGACGATCTGCTGCTTGCGACGCCTCACTCGGCGCGTTCCATTCCCGAGCTGGAGGGGATGGTCGGCCTCCTGACGACCACGCTCGCTCTGCGCTTCGACCTCGCGGGCGATCCATCGTTCGCCGCGTTGGTCCGCGCGACGCGCACCGATACGCTGGCCGCGCTCGCGTCGGCCCAAGCACCCTACGATCGACTGGTCGAGCTGATGGTGCACACGCGGGATCCGAGCCGGCCCCCGTTGTGCCAAGCGTCGATCGCCGCCCAGGGCGATCCGCTCGCACGGCTCACGCTTGCCGGCGCAAATCTGCGTACGCTGCGCGTGGAGACGGCATCGGCGAAGTTCGACGTCTCCCTGTACTTCGCCCCCGCGGGCGACGGGCTCTCGTGCAGTCTCGAGTACAACGCCTCGCTCTTTTCAGCTGAGACCGCGAGGCGATGGGTACACCAATTCGAGACACTCCTCCGCGCGCTCGTCGAAACACCGCACCTTCCAACCTCGCGCTGCACGATGATGGACGCGACCGAACGGCGGCGGATCCTCACGGATCGGAACGCCACGGCGGTCCACTTCCCTCTGGAAAACGGCCTTCACCACCTCGTCGAAACGCAAGCCCGAAGGACCCCCGACGCGCCCGCGCTCACCGCGGATGGCACCACGTTGACCTACTCGGAGCTCGACCAACGCGCGAACCGGCTGGCTTGGGAGCTCGTACGGCGCGGCGTCGAACCCGACGCGCGCGTGGGCGTCTGCGCCGAGCGGTCCGTGGAAATGATGGTCGCGCTCCTCGGCATCCTCAAGGCAGGCGCCGCCTACGTACCTCTCGATCCGACGTACCCACTCGAACGGCTGCGCGTCATTTGCGAAGAGGCGCGCCTTTCGCAGATCGTCGTAGCGCCCCACCTTACGGGAACGTTGCCGGACGGATTCCCCCTTGTCGAACTGAACGCGCTCGCGGGGGTCGACCCGCAGGATCCGATCGAAGCGCCGGAGGTCCGCGTCTCGGTAGACCACGCCGCGTATGTGCTCTTCACGTCGGGCTCCACCGGTCGCCCGAAGGGAGTGGTCATTTCGCACGGGGGAATCCAAAACCGACTCTTCTGGATGCAGAGTGCCTATCGGTTGGAATCGACGGAGGCGGTGTTGCAAAAAACACCGTTCGGGTTCGACGTTTCGGTTTGGGAATTCTTCTGGCCGTTGATGGCGGGGGCGCGCCTCGTCATGGCCAAACCCGAGGGGCACAAGGATCCGCGCTATCTGGCGGAGACCATCTCCGAGCACGGGATCACGACGGTGCACTTCGTCCCGTCCATGTTCCGCGCCTTTCTCGAGGAGCCCCTGGCGACAACGTGCCGGTCGCTCCGGCGGATCATCTGCAGCGGCGAAGCTCTCGAGCCCGATCTCGTCCAGCGCGGTTTCTCGATCCTCCCGTGGGTTGCGATCCACAACCTGTATGGTCCCACGGAGGCATCGGTCGATGTCTCATCGTGGACGTGCCGGCCGAGCGACACGACGGCGTCGATCCCCATCGGCAGGCCGGTGGCGAACACCCAATTGTGGGTCCTCGACCGGCATATGGATCCTGTTCCAATCGGCGTCGTGGGAGAGCTCTACATCGGCGGGGTTCAACTCGCGCGAGGATATCTGGACCGCCCCGGCCTCACCGCGGCCGCGTTCGTCCCCGATCCCACGTCGACCGCCGGAGGTGAGCGCCTTTACCGCACGGGAGACCGCGCGCGGTGGCGCCACGACGGCGAGCTCGAATTCTTGGGTCGCATCGATCAGCAGGTCAAGCTGCGTGGCTTCCGCATCGAAACGGAGGAGATCGAGGCCCAACTCCAGGGACATGAATGGGTAAAGCAGGCGGTCGTCCTGCTGCGCGGAGGCGAACGTCCGCAGTTGGTCGGATACGTCGTGCCGCGCGCCGGCGTATCCATCGAGCTCGCGACCTTGCGCAGATTCCTCCTCGAACGGCTTCCCGAATACATGGTTCCGGCTGCCTTCGTCGCGCTGGCCGAGCTTCCGCTCACCGCCAACGGAAAGCTCCACCGCGCCGCGCTGCCGGAGCCGGGCGAAGGCATCACGACGGAGAGCGATCTGCCAACGACGTCACTGGAGCAAGAGATCGCCGCCTTGTGGTCGGCCATCCTCGGCTTGCCATTGGAACGAATCGGCCGGCACGACGACTTCTTTTCGCTCGGAGGGCATTCGCTCCTCGCCGCACGGACGCTCGCCCGCATGCGGCAGATGTTCTCGGTCGACCTGGCCTTGAGCGAGCTCTTTCGGCACGCGACCGTTGCCAGCGTGGCCGAGCTGATATTGGAACGACAGCTGCGTGACGTGGACACGGAGCTCTTGAAACAGTTGCTAGACAATCAAGAAGGAGAACCGACATGA